One genomic window of Carassius auratus strain Wakin chromosome 14, ASM336829v1, whole genome shotgun sequence includes the following:
- the purab gene encoding transcriptional activator protein Pur-alpha has protein sequence MADRDSGSEHGGFATGPGPMHPGAASRLQHDTEELASKRVDIQNKRFYLDVKQNAKGRFLKIAEVGAGGNKSRLTLSMSVAVEFRDYLGDFIEHYAQLGPSNPDTVQDEPRRALKSEFLVRENRKYYMDLKENQRGRFLRIRQTVNRGPGLGASQGQTIALPAQGLIEFRDALAKLIDDFGVDEDPAELPEGTSLTVDNKRFFFDVGSNKYGVFMRVSEVKPTYRNSITVPCKVWSKFGTTFCKYADEMKKIHERSRERRAREMLPEGLHEDEGDED, from the coding sequence ATGGCGGACAGAGACAGTGGAAGTGAGCACGGTGGATTCGCCACAGGCCCCGGACCGATGCACCCGGGCGCCGCGTCGCGTCTCCAGCACGACACGGAGGAGCTCGCCTCGAAGCGTGTTGACATCCAGAACAAACGCTTCTATCTGGATGTGAAGCAGAACGCCAAAGGCCGCTTTCTGAAGATAGCAGAGGTCGGGGCCGGGGGAAACAAGAGCCGCCTGACTCTCTCCATGTCCGTCGCCGTGGAGTTCCGCGACTATCTAGGAGACTTCATCGAGCACTACGCCCAGCTGGGCCCCAGCAACCCTGACACGGTGCAGGACGAGCCCCGGAGGGCGCTTAAGAGCGAGTTCCTGGTGCGGGAGAATCGGAAGTACTACATGGATCTGAAGGAGAACCAGAGGGGGCGGTTTCTCCGGATCCGGCAGACCGTCAACCGCGGGCCCGGCCTGGGAGCCTCGCAAGGCCAGACCATCGCGCTACCCGCACAGGGACTCATCGAGTTCCGCGACGCGCTGGCCAAACTCATCGACGACTTCGGCGTAGACGAGGACCCCGCGGAGCTGCCCGAGGGCACGTCGCTGACGGTGGACAACAAGCGCTTCTTCTTTGACGTAGGCTCCAACAAGTACGGCGTCTTCATGCGGGTCAGCGAGGTGAAACCCACCTACCGCAACTCCATCACGGTGCCCTGCAAAGTGTGGTCCAAATTCGGCACGACCTTCTGCAAGTACGCGGACGAGATGAAGAAGATCCATGAGCGGAGCCGGGAGCGGAGGGCGCGCGAGATGCTACCGGAGGGCCTGCACGAGGACGAAGGGGACGAGGACTAA